A window of Solanum stenotomum isolate F172 chromosome 9, ASM1918654v1, whole genome shotgun sequence genomic DNA:
NNNNNNNNNNNNNNNNNNNNNNNNNNNNNNNNNNNNNNNNNNNNNNNNNNNNNNNNNNNNNNNNNNNNNNNNNNNNNNNNNNNNNNNNNNNNNNNNNNNNNNNNNNNNNNNNNNNNNNNNNNNNNNNNNNNNNNNNNNNNNNNNNNNNNNNNNNNNNNNNNNNNNNNNNNNNNNNNNNNNNNNNNNNNNNNNNNNNNNNNNNNNNNNNNNNNNNNNNNNNNNNNNNNNNNNNNNNNNNNNNNNNNNNNNNNNNNNNNNNNNNNNNNNNNNNNNNNNNNNNNNNNNNNNNNNNNNNNNNNNNNNNNNNNNNNNNNNNNNNNNNNNNNNNNNNNNNNNNNNNNNNNNNNNNNNNNNNNNNNNNNNNNNNNNNNNNNNNNNNNNNNNNNNNNNNNNNNNNNNNNNNNNNNNNNNNNNNNNNNNNNNNNNNNNNNNNNNNNNNNNNNNNNNNNNNNNNNNNNNNNNNNNNNNNNNNNNNNNNNNNNNNNNNNNNNNNNNNNNNNNNNNNNNNNNNNNNNNNNNNNNNNNNNNNNNNNNNNNNNNNNNNNNNNNNNNNNNNNNNNNNNNNNNNNNNNNNNNNNNNNNNNNNNNNNNNNNNNNNNNNNNNNNNNNNNNNNNNNNNNNNNNNNNNNNNNNNNNNNNNNNNNNNNNNNNNNNNNNNNNNNNNNNNNNNNNNNNNNNNNNNNNNNNNNNNNNNNNNNNNNNNNNNNNNNNNNNNNNNNNNNNNNNNNNNNNNNNNNNNNNNNNNNNNNNNNNNNNNNNNNNNNNNNNNNNNNNNNNNNNNNNNNNNNNNNNNNNNNNNNNNNNNNNNNNNNNNNNNNNNNNNNNNNNNNNNNNNNNNNNNNNNNNNNNNNNNNNNNNNNNNNNNNNNNNNNNNNNNNNNNNNNNNNNNNNNNNNNNNNNNNNNNNNNNNNNNNNNNNNNNNNNNNNNNNNNNNNNNNNNNNNNNNNNNNNNNNNNNNNNNNNNNNNNNNNNNNNNNNNNNNNNNNNNNNNNNNNNNNNNNNNNNNNNNNNNNNNNNNNNNNNNNNNNNNNNNNNNNNNNNNNNNNNNNNNNNNNNNNNNNNNNNNNNNNNNNNNNNNNNNNNNNNNNNNNNNNNNNNNNNNNNNNNNNNNNNNNNNNNNNNNNNNNNNNNNNNNNNNNNNNNNNNNNNNNNNNNNNNNgacttttctattctagttttatgataaggttcttgtaatagacttaatagacttcttttgattgtaaagggccgtgtccctagtatgttttcccatttatgtctaagatggctaagagacttagtattccgcttgtgtacttttgaatgatgtttttaaaagtgacctttgagtcttatgggattttatttaaagagtttttaattccgcactattttacatatctaatgtgatgaatgctaagggcttgtatgagacctccgagaggtcgaatacgcatgttacgacttgggggtgctctcgggtcgtgacagatcAGCAACCTGATTTTCTGTTCCCTTTCTATCCGTTTCCTCAAAATCGAACTCTTGCAGTAGTAgcacccatctaatcaaccttggttttgcatcctttttaaCCATCAGATATCTCAATGCAGAATTGTCAGTATGCAcaatgaccttagtaccaagcatgTAGGATCTAAATTTCTCAAATGCTAAAACCACAACAAGGAGTTTTTATTCACTCACCGaatagttcttttgagccatATTCAGAGCTTTGCTGACATAGTAAATCGAATGAAAAATTTTCTTTCGCCTCTGTCCTAATACCACACCAAGTGCCACCCCACTTGCATCACATATCACTTCAAATGGTTGCccccaatctggtgaaataatgatagttGCAGAAGTTAACTTTTCTTTctactctccaaatgctctcaaacaaccatcatcaaaatcaaactaacaCTCCTTTTCATGTAgcttgcacaatgggtgtgtaattttagagaaatcttttatGAACCTTCggtagaaacctgcatgcccaagaaaacatCGAAGACATTTTATAGAGATGGGTTATGGAatcttttctattacctcaactttagctctatcaacctcaatacctttctgtGAAATCCAATGACCCAAAACTATGCCCTATTTAACCTTGAAGTGGCACTTTTCCTAGTTGAGCACGAGATTGCACTTTTCACACCGTTTTAGTACCTCAGCCAAATGTGTCAATCAATCATTAAACAAGTCACCtgccacagagaaatcatccataaatacctcaatagtgtcctccaccatatcttAAAATATCTACATTATACAATGTTAGAAGGTTGCTGCAGCACTACATAACCCAACTGACATCCTTTTGAAGgtgaaagtcccataagggcaagtgaaggtggttttctcttggtcttccggagctatggagatttgattgtagccaAAATACCCATgtagaaaacaataccaacacTTACCAGCAAGACGATTTAGCCTGATCCATGAACGACATTAGGAAATTGTTTTTCTCAGTCCATGCATTTAACTTGTGGTAGTCCATACACACTCTCCAATCAATCACCGGCCttattggaacaagctcatttttaGCATTAGGAACCACAATGATTCCTCCTTTCTTTGACACACACTAAACTAGGAAAAACCAACTACTATCGGCAATGGGATATATGACTACAACATCTAACAACTTAAAGATCTCCTTTTTCACAACCTTTTGCATAGGGGGATTCAGTCTCCTTTGATGCTCAATACTCGACTTTTCGTCCGGCATGAGTTGaattttgtgagaacaaatgCCTGGAGAAATCCCAATAATGTCCACTATAGTCCATCTTATATCCTTCTTAAACTGCTTCAATGCCGATATCAAAGCCTCTATTTACCATTCACTCTAGTCAGCAACAATAATAACAGACAAAGTGCTATTTTatcccaagaatacatacctcaagtgagATGGAAGAACCGTAAGTTCAATTTTTGGAGGCTCATCAACTGATGGTTTTGCAGTTGGGGTGTctcgattcttcatgtctaattcCAACCGTTTTGGTTTGAAACAAAACTCAAAACTATCAAGTGCAGCAACTAGCTCATCATAGTAATCAATACCATTACTCTAAAAATTCATCATTACCGCTGCTAGTGTATCAACACGTAGCTTCTCCTTAATAGACACTTCAGATTCTTGCTCCACACTATGGTTTACCACCGCTACTAATTAAAGATCACTTTCATGCTTCATAGACCTTCAGATATTAAAAGCTACCTCCTCATTGTCTAATCACAACTTTATCTGCCATCTTTCCATGTCCACCAAGGCATGCCCAGTAGCAAGAAATGATCTCCCTAAGATAATGGGatcctcaaaatcaacctcacaatcaagtatcacaaagTTTGTCGGAAAGATACATGACTCTACTTTCACATGGAAATCTTGGAGAACTCCAATAGGCCTCTTTATAGTTCTATCGGCCATAAGTAAATGCATAGCAGTAGGCTTTGGAGCTCCTAAACCCAAGTTCTTATATATGAACAATGACATCAAATTAGTGCTAGAACCCAAATCACTCAAAGCTTTCGCAAAGTGTAGAATCCCAGTGGTAGAAGGAATAGTGAAAGCTccaggatcctctttcttttccACAAGTGACTTAGTAACAATAACACTACAATGTTGCAGCCTCGCATCATTCTCAAAACTGACAGCCCAATTTTTGGTCACTAAGTCTTTCATGAATTTCGCATACCCAGGAtctgctccaaagcttctatcaacgggACATTTATGGACAGTTACTTCAACATAGCTATAAACCTATCAGTCTTTTCACCAATCTCTGTGGAAATTGAGGTGGAGGTCTAGACATGGgaacaactttttgggtcaCCTTAGCTTTCTTCTCTATATCATCCTTCTGAGTTTCGGTAACCTCATTATAATTCCCATTTTCTTCTATTAATCTTTCAACCTCAGACGGCATGGGGTGGGGGGGTCAATAGTGTATTTTCCTCCGCGAGTGGTGACTGCCAAACAATTCCCATAATTTTTTGGATTCtagatggtgttgctaggaagtgtgTCAGGCTGGCTTGGGTTAGCAGTGGCGGAAAACTGACTAGACTGCTGCTCAAGTTTCTTTATCGACACgacatgggcatcaactttctAACTGATTCCATATTAATCATTCctcatctctttcacattctcatATGTCACCTCAAACCTCTTCATCAGTTTCTGCATCATACCCTCAATGCAAGTCATGCTAGTTCCAGCCTCTCTATTACCAAGTGGAATATACGGCCTAGCCTTATCATTTatattgccatagttgttctAGTTGTATATTGTTATCACaattgtagttcccatcccaGACAGAGTTTCCCTCACTATTGAAGTTGCTATAGTGCCAACCTTGGTTTTCTTTACCTTGACGCCAATTATCCGAGTTGAACCTTAGGCATTTGTTCGGAAACCctccgtctgatcattcaccaaatTTGCATCCTCCTCATAGTAATATTCCTCAACTGGCGGTGGTGGAGTCCTAGTTAGATAGTTTAGCGTATTCATTTTTTCTGCACTTCCACTCACATGCTTTAATACTAAGCCAATTTATGTCCTTATTTGAGCCATTTCTTCATGAATGTCATCATTTGATTGACATGGTGTAGTTTGGACAGAAAAGGAGTTCCTACTAGTATTTGCctttctagtgctccatgccTTATTGTTTTTAGAAATCCTCTCAAAGTTTTTAAGCGAACTtctcaaaagtgcactcaccatatgatcctgTAGCAATAGTATCTAACACAACCTTTCCATTGTCATCTTGTCCTCGGTAGAAGTACTctttcagtgactcatcatctatGTGGTGATTCGGAACACTCCTCATGAATCTATTGAACCTATCCCATGAACTGCTTACCGACTATCAACATAGTGCCGTGAAATCATTTATTTTAGCGTTATAATTAAAATTCTTTGACAACGGGAAAAACCTCCCCATGAACACCTAATGCAATTGGTCCCATGTATATAACGAATTGTATGGCAGCTCAGAAAACCACATAGCAGCATCAAAAGTATGATAGAGGGAATACTCCCAAACCTATGACGTTCATatctgtaacaccccggaaactagtaggccAAACTAGGGCTAATCGAGAGGGTTAGAGTCAATGAGGTGGGCAAGGGCCAAGGGAGAGAACCAAAGCAATCCACTCTCCCCTAGACAATACCCTAGTGACCATGACCACCACCACGACTCGTTGTCGGGACCACAACTCGTGGTGTGGTCTGTGGTAGCCTAGGCACTAAGCTCCCCAAAAGTTTCGCAAAACAAGCCCTCCTTCACGAGCCATTTCACAGCTCGTGGTGTAGATCACGACTCGTGGAGGAGAGTTGGTGGTGTGAGCTTTGTGAGGAACTGGCAAGCCACTGCCTCAAGGCCCACGAGAGGGACTAGGGCTCGTGGAGTCGTTCGTGAGATTGCCTTGGGCTTGAGGGCTAAAGGCACATAGTGCCTAGCCACTTCCTCAAGTCCACGAGTGGGACTACcactcgtggtcatgaccacaacTCATGGGTCCCCTCATGGCACCTAGGCAACTAACGTAAAGTGAGCGCTGTGTTGGGTATTtcctttttatgtcttttaaagtGGTCGTTATACCTTActtttatacacctatataagtatttttaagtcaaaatacacCAATTCACTTCATTATTTCCCAAAACCTAAATCGAAATCCAAAAAGtttatcttttacaaatattctctctctagaaaactcaaagagcaagaagaagaagaaagaagtgggagctagggttcaaGAAGCTAGGTTTTCTACTCAATTCCAGTGGATTTCTttgctaaggtatggtagctcttcatccatggatagaatTCCTCCGTGGAGTCCTGCCAGATTCAATTTAAAAACTAGTGATTTCCTTAAAtgttagggtttgacttcaatctcataGGTTCCTTTAAAAAACGTTTCTAATGAttgattgatgatatattgtcacgacccgagagcaccccctagtcgtaaaaTGACGCACTCGACCCTCAAGGGGTCTAATACAAccctcttagcattcataacattatATACAtagaaatagtgcggaatttaaaacttttcttttataaattaaacatcAAAGGAGATTTATAAAGcagcggaatactaagtctcagATGACCATCTTCCACAAACTTTAACAAGATAGGGTCgcgaccctttacaatcgaagtcttaacAAAGtcttaaacattaaaaaaaactagaaaCATAATAtccttgtcctcgacatatgaggataTACCAAAAGAGGTCTTGAGACATTCTAATCCCAAGCTTCTCTACACAAAGCAATCACttgtcggaacctacacttgtagtaaaaataagaaaatatgggttagcacacaaaaatgtactaagtatgatgaccatgcaaaaacatgctttaaaagggacattttgttgaaagtcatgttttatgccatttttgtaaaacttcaagaacaatGATACAAGAGgcatattataagtcacaaccagcatacaaagtcacataattcacatttgaccaaaatcacatataaccctttaccttcaccttgagcctccacctcaagtaaccctcaagctatgcCTTGTGCAGTGTATgggtagcgtcccataccaccacccacactaaggcaccaccttaaggtcacccaaaggtgaacttaccattcttccTTTCCATGTTTACACAATAAAGTATTTAAGAGACAAACATTATATGAATCACATCacacattaagaccaacatccaagacaactctaagtcatacttgtgcaatgtgcaagtagcataccgtactactactcacactaactgctcctttgaagtcaccatagacaaggaacattcatatataatagacaagacaaggaagtaactcataatacaatccaagtatagcatgcatctttacattgAAGCATTTAagccaacattcttcattagattcatttaggactcattcatgcatttagaggactttcatacattaAGTTTGGAAAGCCAATATgcatttttaaatatagaagacaAGCTATATTCACAATACACTCATAACATAGTAATACCAATACTTTAACAACCTCTAAGAACACTTGTACAATGTATGGTTGGGATCCCATTATaagaacacttgtgcaatgtatggttggcatcccataatactaacCTTACAAAGCATTCCTTGAAGGCACATATTCATTTCCATAATATTCAAGCTTACCATAATCCATAGTCATAAATGAGGAATTATACAAGTGCATGAGCTaaagataaggaaagtcatctATACATATCTTATCATCCCATATTGAAACCATTCCACAACATCCTAATCAGTgtccttgtgcaatgtaaaagcGTAGTCCCATACCCCCAATTCTAcaagtcatagtatagttcctatcatattcattatcTTACTGTTATTAGGGAATACTAGccataactgacatagaccatgtgagctacatggaattcggtgtcatataaccccacaccgaaagaaggcgTTCTTACCTGCCGAAGGTAGAACTAATCATATTTAGCTTCTAAGTGGATACACTAGCTAAGTCCTAtgtttggcacatagttatgggatagggaaattgctactagaaacccaacctattgcattaAAAGAGGAGCTTCCATCTAATGAGTTTACTATAGATGacccaacctattgcattaGCGGAGGGGGCTTTTcctcattgtccatatccactcggtactaagcattatttcccaataATACATAATTAGTATGGAATTGTATCTACATGTGTGAAAGcatattttacccttcattcaatacaactcaCAAAAATAGCTCGTAGATTCATTAAAGGTGAGAAgtacctttcaaccttagaatcaacattagtatgtgagaataactatcacaccaagatcatgtgttctaatgagaatggactttcaatcaATACAATAGGATCAACATGAttatgtacatttcatgcataataatgtgtaaaggtgcatatgagaactatactttcaatcaacaccattgatacatcataatcatgtttatgcatggagtgtgtatgtaattgtcctttcaatgacacaaacaacaacattattGTCCTAAACACTTCATTCATAATTAAATGTAAGGGTAAGGTAAGAATGACGTTTCAACAATACactaatatacaaaatattgatGTGACCTTCAACTTCCAAGTAAATCATGAGTTCACACACAAGCTGGTCAACATGCACAAAACTTCACAATATGCCCTTCAAGGGTTATGGACCAACTCCTTCCAACATATAGCAATAGCACAATAGATAAGGGAATACCATGATCCGACAACTCATCAATACATTAATCACATCTTGATTGGCACTTTATACTTCAAGTATTCATTAACATGCACATATTTTCATGATCAAGTCAATTCATGTTTAGAAGCATTACCTTAAACCTATTCGAGTCTAGGTGATCTATTCTAAGGCATTACATTGAGAATTCATCATTCTAGGAGGATCAAATTTAACCCTCTatttgcctctttcatgacatAACCCTATAATattaggttaatcaagaatacatgtagaATTATACTAACATCAAGTAACTACATCACAATTAAACACCTTCACCAACATCTCTAACACAAGTTTACAGCAAGTACTTAGGTCAAACTTGCCCTTTCACAGCTATGATCACAAATCGTCAATTCACTAACAGTTCACCATAATTAGGCATAGACGATGAAACAAgtcaacaatctaaatcaatctaggCATAAATCTATCAAC
This region includes:
- the LOC125877438 gene encoding uncharacterized protein LOC125877438: MPSEVERLIEENGNYNEVTETQKDDIEKKAKVTQKVVPMSRPPPQFPQRLVKRLIDPGYAKFMKDLVTKNWAVSFENDARLQHCSVIVTKSLVEKKEDPGAFTIPSTTGILHFAKALSDLGSSTNLMSLFIYKNLGLGAPKPTAMHLLMADRTIKRPIGVLQDFHVKVESCIFPTNFVILDCEVDFEDPIILGRSFLATGHALVDMERWQIKL